CGCCGAGAAGGATCAGCGTATCGGCGCTTTGCGGATCGAGCGCCCGCGAGGTCTGAAGGTAAAGCGTGACGATCTCTTCGGCACCTTCGCGGTTCAGCGCGCCCGCGATGGAAAACATCACGGAAGCCGCGCCTTCAACGGCATTGGTTATCTGCTGCGGCGGCTTCTCGCCCTTCTCGATGGATTGGCGAAGCGCTTTGAGCGGCGCATAGTTCGGCGCAAAAGTGTCGCCGACCGCAATTGCGTCCAGCGCCTTCTGCTTGTTGCCGGCTGAAGCCTCCAGCCGTGCAAGCGCCATCACCGCGCGCATATAGGTGTCGGAAGCGGTTGCCCCGCCTTCACGATCCGTCACGGCCTCATTGAGGCTCTTGCGGGCAGCATCTGTGTTGCCGGAGACAAGGGCGATCGCCGCGGCATTGTATTTCTGGAAAATCGAAATCCAGCCCGGACCCTTCATGTTGTTGACGAGGGCCAGCGCTTCCTTGGGCTTGCCTGAACCGGCGCGCGCCCATGCCGTCAGAAGCGTGTTGACCATGCGGTCGAGATCGTTCGGGCCGGTATATTTCAGGATTTTCTCGGCCTTGACGAATTCCTTGTCCTTGATGGCGTCGAGGCCGCGCACGATGGTCGTCACGCGTTCGACGGAGGTATCGTCCTTCATCGAATCGGCAATCTTGGCGCCAGCCTCGAAATTGCCGCTCAACAGTTCGGCGATCATCAGGCGCTGGCGGATTTCCGAATTGGCCGGATCGAATTCCAGCGCCTTCTTGTAGAGCGAAATCGCGGTGGGGTAATCCTGATCGACATCGGCATTGCGCGCGGCAAGGAATGCGCCGGAGAAGGTATTTACCTTGGCAGGATCGAAAGTAACGGCCTTGGCTTCCGTTTTCGTCTCCGCAAAGCCGGGGCTTGAACCCGCGCCAAGTGCGAGAGCGGCGGCAAGAGCCGCGCTGCAGAGAAGACGAAGTGCTGGTTTACGCCGCATGAGGGAACCTTTGCCTTTGTGCAGAAGCACGGAAAAATCAGTTTCCATTGTTTGGTCACGATAGAATGGCTTTTTTGAAGCAACCCCGCAAGAAATTATGGCCCGCGCCACAATCTCCCCTTGCGGGACACCCAGTCCGAAACAGCGGCGGACGGTCTTGTCCATCCGCCGTTTGCCTGAGGCCTCCAGCGTCAGTTGAGACGCTCGATGCAGAAGTCGATGACTTCCAGAAGCGCGTTTTTCCACGGGCTTTCCGGCAGCGGTGCAAGCGCATCGCGGGCAATGGTGCCGTAATGCGTGGCGCGGCCGATCGTATCGCCAAGACCGTTGTATT
This region of Agrobacterium tumefaciens genomic DNA includes:
- a CDS encoding tetratricopeptide repeat protein → MRRKPALRLLCSAALAAALALGAGSSPGFAETKTEAKAVTFDPAKVNTFSGAFLAARNADVDQDYPTAISLYKKALEFDPANSEIRQRLMIAELLSGNFEAGAKIADSMKDDTSVERVTTIVRGLDAIKDKEFVKAEKILKYTGPNDLDRMVNTLLTAWARAGSGKPKEALALVNNMKGPGWISIFQKYNAAAIALVSGNTDAARKSLNEAVTDREGGATASDTYMRAVMALARLEASAGNKQKALDAIAVGDTFAPNYAPLKALRQSIEKGEKPPQQITNAVEGAASVMFSIAGALNREGAEEIVTLYLQTSRALDPQSADTLILLGGLAEAMKQPDRAIAFYRDVPKDSPMHRISELQLGLTLAQTGKVEEARNHLQSLLQSDPKDIRSYLAYGSVLSDAKDYKAMAENYDKAVEVIGAVPQKSDWTVFFQRAIAHERLKEWDKAEPDFKRALELNPEQPQVLNYLGYSWVDKGINLDEAMKMISRAVELRPNDGYIVDSLGWAHFRLGAFDQAVTELERAIELKAGDQTINDHLGDAYWRVGRKIEAVYQWNRALIGDNDDLDKAKVKEKIANGLPPLEKDAENTAKKEAAPQPPAPPAPAPVAPAPDKKS